One Octopus bimaculoides isolate UCB-OBI-ISO-001 chromosome 16, ASM119413v2, whole genome shotgun sequence genomic window, TAgatggggaaaaaagaaaatgagtgagAGTGACAAGGACAAAAAAAAGGGGGGTGAAGTGgatgaaaagaaaggagagaatgaAACGGGTAAAATATCTGTTAGGAacaatatatatagtaagaaactCATGAGACAATATGGTAAGAAACTCACAGCAGCAGGTCTTCAAAGAAACCCACCTGTGGCAAGTATTTTGACCCTTAACTTCTCATACTTTAAGGGGGCTGGGTTGCATCCAGGTCATGACTCCTGGGTGCCCTTCTGCTGACATTTTCAAGCCACTTGGATATTGGGGATGTGTGCATTTAAACCGCTTGAAGATTTCATCTCGGTGTAGATGAAGTTGCCAAGTGGTATAAAATACAGGCacaagtgtgagtgtgtggtatTGTGTAAGTGAAACAAAGTTTAAGAAAGAAAACCAAGTTATTGTTCTTACCTGTGTTGAATGAATTGGTTACAACAGCAGTTGCTGCAGACATAGAAGCTGAAGAAGTGTTTGATGCAGCTAGTCCAACTGAAGTCTGCACTGTTCCTTGCACTATCACAGGACTGTTTTGGTTGTGTACAGAAAGAGTACTTACAATTGGCTGTGTTAATACCTGAGTAGTGTAAGTATTAGACAAAGAAGAAACATCCCTAGTAGGAATCACAGTACTAGTCCGATTATTTACAGGAAGGAATGAGGCATCGACTGTACCGGGTGTTGCACTTGGCAACAACGTCAGTGTCATCATGTGTGGGTTTTCCTTTGGAAGAAGAGTCCGTTGAAAGAATACAGGCTTTTGTGCACTATGAAGCAATTTTCTACGATACCTTGTTGGTCTGTATTTATTCTACAAATCAAATAGAAATAAACTTTAGTAAATATTACAGGATATATCACAAGAACAGCTGAATGTGTTTAGGAACCTAAACACCTTGATATTTCAATGGACTTttatctcattatcatcatttagcatccacttttctgAGCATGCATGGTTGAAAGTTCATTTGAGGCAGATTATCTACAGtgtgatgcccttcctgttgtcaacactcacctgtttccaagcaaggtaataatttctctatggccagacatgttcttgcagaatattggaaatgaatgacactgcttgtatgactggggactgaacccggaaccatatggttgggaagcaaacttcttaccacacctctGCCTGtagtttataatttaatttctaaCATCTCAAATGTAGGCCACAGATATAATCAATTAGTGACACCAGTAATTGATCcagaaagaaataagatttgAACCTGGATCATAAATGTATACAGCTAAATGCTACAATACATTTGGtttatcattcttatttctttattgcccacagggggctaaacatagaggggacaaacaaggacagacaaggagattaagtcgattacattgaccccagagcgtaactggtacttatttaatcgaccctgaaaggatgaaaagcaaagtcgacctcagcggaatttgaactcagaacgtaaagacagacgaaataccgacaagcatttcacccgtcgtGCTAACATTTgatgccagctcgctgcctttgtttATCATTCTACCAATCTACAACTCTTTTGTAGATTATAATATTAAAAGGTAACTCTCCATACTGGTATTTCCATCAGTCTTATTTACTGCCTTCTACACTCACCTCTacccccatctctaaccatccaTTACAACCCCCTCATAGTACACCCCCTTCATCTGATCAACTGTTCATATCCCCTCTTAGGAtcaccttgtaccttgagagtttgCTCTGATATTCCATCACTACCTTCCTTTTATCTAATTCAGCCATGTATCTCTATAACAAGATACCTGTGTTTGTCGTTCTATCATACCAGACTTTCAACAACTCGTATATGGCCACCTAAACTTCTCAAATACTTCCCCTATTTAGAGGTGGTTGgggcttctttcttttcctgtcttgtaagttactaggtaacctcactagtgccagtgacatgagaaaaaagggaaaaaaagcacccagtacacactgtaaagtggttggcattaagaagggcatttgTAGGAACCATACCTGGCTGTAGGAACCACACCAGGCTGTAGGAACCACACCTGGCTGTTGAAACCATACCTGGCTGTAGGAACCATACCTGGCTGTAGGAACCATACCTGGCTGTAGGAACCATACCTGGCTGTTGAAACCATACCTGGCTGTTGAAACCATACCTGGCTGTTGAAACCATACCTGGCTGTTGAAACCATACCAAGCTGTAGGAACCATACCAGGCTGTAGGAACCACACCAGGCTGTAGGAACCATACCAGGCTgttgaaaccataccaaaactggtATGGACTGGAACTTAGTGCAGCCTTGTagcttgctggatcctgtcatATTGTCCAActaatgccagcatagaaaaaggatgttaaatggtaatgataatgaactaatatgaaatgttaaaagaactTACTATGTATTCATTTGTAACAAAAGTTTGTGGCAGTGGCCCTTTTCCTGGTATCACAGGTACTCGAAAAACTCCATCAACACGTTCAGAATCATCCTAccaaaataattgtaaatatgtttttataatatACAACAATCAGATTGTGTGAGAGTGAAAACTTGTGAAAAGTTCACAAAAGGAtttcacatattaaaaaaataaaggtatAATATTTGAAATTAGATTGTTAATTAATTACATGTAAAaggttaatcaaattaaaatatgtttaaattccAATACACGTAGATCAGTCAATTAAATATTGTGTACCACTAGTAATTTACTGTCTCTATAAGATTTCACTTTTGAAAACGGCCATCTCCTGGAACTTACAATCTTCCACTTCTAATGTAGAGTAGATATTTACAACAAGAAATATTCTCGAACAAGTTGTTGAAATatagaattttgtttatttttcttttacttgtgtctgtTAGAAGTGACTGCCCATGGCCTGTGCAGGTCTTCCAAAACCAATGAGATTGATGCCATTAACATTCTTCTTGGACTTTTTAAAATCAATACCTGCAGGAAAGATATGATTAGGGAGGTGTACCGATATTCTGAAAAGGGAAGTCTGGGCATAGAGTTTAGTACACCATTATAGAATTggtagaaaaagaagagagagagaggatattgTGTGCCTGTGGGCTGGAGGCTAGAGTGGGTCAATAAGTACTTTATGCCAGTTAATCAGGTGGCTATTTTGTTGATGCAGTCTCCAGTGATTGTGTGAATAGCTGCAACACCGTTCCAGATGTGAGAGCAACACTCCATTGTATGCCTCACCGAAGCTTTGTAGTGTATTAATAATTGTTGGGACCACTGAAGTACCTCCTGGCCTTGAAGTGAAAGGACTTGGTATACATGAAGAATTGTAATTAGCATGTTAACCGCTACATTTACCAATAGTGGTTCATCACAAACTTCACTCAATCGGcatatgtattttcataatttgagaaaatattttattctaaatctttgacatggttttgaggagatttaaataacatgagtgttaaatattaaagtttaattatgaaatattgtaaaaatgcaaaaaaattacatttccttgtaattaaataGTATACTGTGTAACTGAAAATATGTGGCATCACCGATAAGTTCCAGTAACAGACTGTGGCAGTTAAAGTATCAAGACAGTGAACAATAATATTCTATTCAAGATTTTCTTATTCATAACATTAACCTCTGAAATTAAGTCTGAATTCATTATGTTTACAGctaaataaatttatagatacacaaatacatacgtttttttcttctgttttttgttcttttttgtcatGTGAACGTTTAACAGCATTTTCAGAATTTCCACAAGATTCCTTATAAATTGCAccatttttggtattattttgaAGACAAGTGTTCCTATTGATGTTTTTGTTCACAAACTTTGAATTAGTTTTTGCATCCGAAGGATTCAATAGTTTGCCACAAGCTTCGCAAACTTCGCAGCCAGCACTGTTAGCCTAAAAAGTGATAAACATACATGAAAAATGTTAACCCAAAATAACTTGAGAAATACAGAACTCTTGAGAAAtgcaataattgtttctaatttaggaacaaggtcaacaattttgaggtAAGGTAGTTAGTTGATGCCACTGATTGGAATCTTATCCcagagggataaaaggcaaagtcgaccatggcgggatttgaacacagaatgtaaagggtcagaaaaaatactgcaaggTGTTATTTCCGATGTTCTAAGAATTCTGCCAATGTATTACTctcaagaaatataataaaattttttttaaattctacctTTCCACTTTTTGGTTTTTCATTTGACTTTGGTGCTTTAACTTTAACATAGTCCGTGAATTCCATTGTTGCCAAATGTACAAGTCTTCGCAGCCTATTGATGATAGTGTAAGATTCATATAATTTATCTTTAGAATCGGGAGATGTCTTTGACCAATCATATTCAAGTCTTATTGGTTCATCTttgccaaaaattagaaaaagcTGAGCAACTGTCAAATTCTCGGCTTCTTTCATTGTCCACCCCTTTTTAGATTGTTCAagaagctttatttttattttttctaaatcttCAGAAGTACGAATGTCTGTTGTATTAGGGGCTACAGATGAACTGTTTGATGTGACTGTTGTGGTGTGTGATGTGTTGCAAGATGTTACTGCAgacttattttcatcatttttttcagacACTTGTGGAGACATTTCTAGTGTTTTGTTCTCTGCAGAATTCAACACAGGTTGACTAGAATTTTCAGAAACGTTGCTGCTGTGTGACATCATAGTATCGGGAAACATTGCATTGTCAGAACTCACATCAGCAAAATCTGTTGTTCCTGAAACTGTTACTGGACCATCGGATTCTTTTATGAAAGAACCTGAAAGAATTCCATCATCTTTGGCATTTTCAGAGGATAATTTTGGTGACTGTACAAAAGCAGCATCGCAGGAATTTTCATTATTTGTAGATACTATTGGCATTTTCCTGGTTTTATGtgctgcaaaaaataaataaataaataaaataaaattgataaaataaagtaagcaattttttaaatataaatcttaGGAAAGTAATAAATAGTTCCTAAAGTAATATAATTCTTCTACTCTTAATTatgttgcttgtttcagtcactagactacaTCCGTAGCAAAGTACTGCCTCAGCCTTTAAGAGTCTTAGGTGATTATCATAAAAACTTCATGtattaaacaatttcttttatcacCAGAAGAGCTCAAGACTCAAAGCTACGATAttagacacttggccaaagtaaCATGAAGTGGTTTCAAACATGGAATCACACAATCataaagtgaaattcttaactgCATGAGGTGTCATAGTATCAAAATTACAACttttgaaacatcatcatcatcatttaacgtccgctttccatgctagcaagggttggacaatttgactgaagactggtgagccagatggctacaccaggctccaatctgatttggcagagtttctacagctggacgcccttcctaacgccaaccattccgagtgtagtgggtgctttacgtgccaccggcatgaaggccagtcaggcggtactggcaatggccacgctcaaaatggtgttttttacgtgcctaCAAATGCCACTCTGAGTCATAAATAAGAAACAGACCAGCTGACATTTGATTTAGATTTtatttcaagttcttttataaataaatttataataaaaagttAAGAGTTGTCATGTTTTGGAATTAACGCCAGTGTATTTTAACAACAGTAATTCCTTTTAACTATTTTAGCCTCTTTTTTGCTTGGTAAGTAAAATCAAAGTGAAAGATTTCAGAATGTTGAAGGAATTAAATTGACTGAAGATGTTAATCATTATTGAGTAAATCTCTGATTAAAAGAGTTCCAGCCATTACCGTCTCTTCATTTTTGACAGACAGTGCATAGCCAAGACATTTCAAGACAGTAGGAGGTGATTTCTATTATTCGATGAGCAAATATATAGAGGCTGCTTTTGTTGACTCAATTAAAAATTCAGTTAGAAAGGAGAAATGcaacatattctttcattcttttacttgtttccatcatttgactgcagccatgctggagcactgcattgaggggttttaattgaacaaaacaggccttatttcttaagcctagtacttattctatcagtcccttttgccaactcactaagttatggtgatgtaaacataccaacactggttgtcaagcagtgatggagggacaaacagacataagagacacacacacagatatatagaaggagtctttcaatttctgttcaccaaatccattcacaaggctttggtcaacttgaggcaatagaaaaagacacttgcccaaggtgccatgcagtcagactgaacccagaaccatgtggttgggatgcaagcttcttaccacatagcaacGCCTGCAAATATAACACcgccatcatttaatgtccaaattccatactggcatgggatACCTTGACAGGATCAAAAGAAGCCAAAGGACTGCACCATGCCCCAGTATCtattttggcacggtttctatggccagatgcctttcccaatgtcaaccattttacagcatgtactgcATGTTTTTACCATGCTATGAGCACTAGAGGTTGCCAAAGAACTTGCGAGGCTACAAACCCCAGAGGAGCAACTTTATGCTAGGTGATGaagagtaaagagagataaagtatgagagaaaaaggCTGGAGCAAAACAGGTTCCTTGTTGTAGAGGAGTCACATGACTACTCATATACAAATGCAATAtactcatcatcaacatttaacgtccctTTTCCTGggactcaacttgctagaaaacACAACCAAATCTCCGTCAAATACACCTTACTGTGTTAAAAAAGAAGGAATggcatatttgataatatatagtATGTCTGAATGAGTCAATATATTCAGGGCTATAGTTCCACCTAAATCAGTGCTGACctgacaacaacaatagaaattcAAATGTGACACACAAAGagcttcaataaaattaatttaaaaagtaaGAAGAaccttttatatttgtataatagttACTGAGCTTCAGATCAGGTTTTGGTGCTGTTTCTATTGCTTGAAGAGAAACTGGATAGCATTTACTGGACCTATGAGGGTATAATACAAGCTGCTTCTGACTTTCATCAAACGAGTTCAAACTTTCTTTCTAGGAAGGAGTGAAGGAAATGTTTCACTAAATATAAAACACTGCAAAATATTTGATGTCTcatgagtgaaagagaaaagccTAAAGAAACGATTTTATCTGTTTACaaataccataaaaacccatgtaatacATGCACTTTTTTCGCAggggtgcataaattacatgagtagatcatttccagaatttgttttgaaatttttgttgttgaaaaaagacgtacaaaatgtaaacatttgtaccagaagttgactcatttaatgtcagaataagtttttacagaaaaaaataatggcttaaatacacttaatgaagttgacttttatttatgctggacagtataatgcttactttttctgtataaatttactaaaaacaCTAAATGGTTAACTAGTTTTTGAAGTCTGATGTTCATGCTGGGAAACACGGTCCAgaccatattttacattgcttggagtttctacctattgcAATGGAgcacatatttaatttctccttcacAGTAAGCGATTCATAAGTTCTGCCCATACGAACAATAACGGTAATaacaaatttttaagtttgcttgacattttataagggATTAAAATTTCTATACTCTGTATCAAAGGTTCTAACAAGAATAGGtggaaaagaattctgtttacataatcagctTGAACAgtcagttgagtaaagtgtcatccaagctgatgtgcatatttatcagctttgtttttgtagGTAATTATTTTCCTGTGATCATAATTTGAGAAGACatagcagtatgctaaagatcggacataatctcttgtgggcaagaaatgtaaaataaagtttattacaaACACAAACTCCTTGTAATTttatagctttcaatgtgatacctgttaagcagaaattatttttatttaatgaaaatttaataaaactattcataattaagtgaaattatgctaattacaactaaattaaaaacctttttCCTCTGGCtatattggcaattctgaaaacttttgggtgtgaattttacatgaATAGAagcttttttaaacaaattttaccctgaaaatcacctgcgtaaattacatggGCTTTTACGGTAATTACAAATGCAACAAAAAACAAGTAGGGTAATTTAAATANNNNNNNNNNNNNNNNNNNNNNNNNNNNNNNNNNNNNNNNNNNNNNNNNNNNNNNNNNNNNNNNNNNNNNNNNNNNNNNNNNNNNNNNNNNNNNNNNNNNNNNNNNNNNNNNNNNNNNNNNNNNNNNNNNNNNNNNNNNNNNNNNNNNNNNNNNNNNNNNNNNNNNNNNNNNNNNNNNNNNNNNNNNNNNNNNNNNNNNNNNNNNNNNNNNNNNNNNNNNNNNNNNNNNNNNNNNNNNNNNNNNNNNNNNNNNNNNNNNNNNNNNNNNNNNNNNNNNNNNNNNNNNNNNNNNNNNNNNNNNNNNNNNNNNNNNNNNNNNNNNNNNNNNNNNNNNNNNNNNNNNNNNNNNNNNNNNNNNNNNNNNNNNNNNNNNNNNNNNNNNNNAAGCTCTCAATTAATCCAAAATAGATATTGgcaaaatatttcaaaggaaatattttaagcAACCAGAATTACTGAGCAGCAAAGttaattaaaacttaaaaataaatgtaattatctCTAAAGGGGAAATCTTCTTGAGcctaattagaaaatattttcctcccaagttaaaaatattatcaaaccTTCAACAAAAATACTATTACCTTACTCAACTACTCAAAACTTGAAAAAGATTGTTTTTTCAAACATTTGCTAACTAACGAAACTAGAAAAAGCTCTTTCACtaacaacaatgtgtgtgtgtgtgtgtatatatatatatatatatatatatatatgcatattaaggttggattttaaaagaaaaatcctatttcaaatttgaatTCAGTTTCCTTGGTGTAATGTGCAGTTGCAAACATAACATCAGAAAATGCCAATGAATGAAGAGATGTAACTAAAAAGttactatgtataatatatgcatctcAATATTTAGGCCTAAATTGTCtttaaaatactatatataacaCACAGTGGTGCTCAAACACAAGAGTAGATAATCTACTATGATTCAACAGCATCACCACTTATTGCTGCTTACatgaatggaatttgttgagccagattttctatggctggatgctcttcctgttgccaaccctcatctttttccaagtaaggtaaaatttccttatggccagacatgttttcacagacaactggaaatgaatgacactgcttgtctgacagtgacactcgtttacaactaccaAAGTTGTGTCAATACGCAGGGCATGCAGCACACTCAACAGTGTcaagtggttggcgtcaggaaaggcatccagttgtagaaactatgtcaaagcagacactggaacatgATGCAATCCCTGGGCCCATCAgatcctgtgaaactgtccaactcatgccatgaatgttaaacaatgatggtggtgatgatggtacagggtgtcccaaagaatatgtatacatactttagCAGCTGATGActcacttttcatttaattttttaaaaaatttaatttattagaaataatgaaggaaGCCAGACTAACTTTTAAACAAAGAAAGATTTATCCTTATGTACTACTGGACATCTGAAAATGCAGTCAATGTGCAAAGCCAGTTTAGGAGGGGGCTTTAAACAGATCCACCCTTGTACTTACTCTCACTTGAATTAGAGATAAGCTTGAAGTGGGTAGAACTCCAGAACGTCCTCAAGAAATGTTCTGGAAGACTACAAACAGCATGCATCAGGGGGGGCTCACAAAGCAAGAAAAGTTACAAGTGTATTGCTAGAGTTAAAAAAAACCTGTTTGGCAAGCAAGTTGTGAGATAggaattttaaaatcttaaagCAATGTCATTGGGaaagttacattccaagaataATCCATGAACTCAAGGAAGATGGTTCAAAACCAAAGAGTTGAGTTTTGTGAATGGTACTTGGCAAGATACACATCCTCCAGTAAAGAGTGTTTGGAGTGGTGAggttacatttaaattaaatggttcaattaacCATCACAATTGTAGATACTAGGGACTGATAATCTGCACATTCAAAGGAACATCATGTTAACTTACCAGGAGTTACAATTTAGTGTGGTTTGTCATTAAAAGGGCCTATTTTAAGGTTTTGCCAAACAGGTGTATTGAAAGAAGAGGTTCGGTAGAAGCCTTTCAGCATCCAGCAGACTTCACACGAATGGACTTTGTATAAAtgttttgggacaccctgtatgtattatatagatatacaacaaacctctttcagtttctgactaccaaatcaaatctgttcacaaggttttgattggcatGTGACTTTGGTAgaggacacttggccaaggtgccatgcagtgagaatgaaccagaaacaatgtggttgggaagcaaacttctctatCACACAGCTGTGCTTGCAccttaatttttcatttcatgtaatTATTACATAATGAAGCTTTATTGCATTGGGGAAAAACTTTGCAGCCCACTACTGTATATTATAAGCAGCTCTAATTTTAATCTTGATTTTTGTgcaaaaaaaatgtgtattaaatgtagaGTTTCACAGTATTTAATTATATGAGTTCTAAGCtagcatgtatataaatttttactctttttatttacCTTCAACATTgttgattttctttaatgcattacaATATGGTGTTCGAATTCTGAAGCTTTTCCTTCGAATTTTTATCAATGTAGatctaaaattataataaataacaaaatatgacaTAAACATTGTATATTTAAGTACATTgctttgaaatgtattttatgaTCATAATTTACCTTCCTTTTATTGCTTGTGTTTAGCCCTGAGTCAGTTCTGATATATGGTCAGGGACATAATatctatgaccatcctgtcattttataAATTGGCACTGACTATACTGaccaatttaaaaaatttttagcatttaaaccagccatattggCCAACATATTGAGATaaattcaaactgaccagatctagtcTCTAATACTTaccttacaatattattctaaaaataaccaTTTACAttgctgaaatctcaaagctacatggtAATGCAcaactaattaaaaacaaatgtgaataaataagcattatattcgacagagaaatctgaatgctaaaaggttaaacagtacagtgtgatttgaaggaaatttgacttaTTTTAAGTTGCTTGAACAAATACACAGCGGCT contains:
- the LOC106875862 gene encoding protein cramped-like encodes the protein MGIGTRSKSHQGECLGQDQASSRVSIDSGNGSDKGTVKGATNCNEGYHHTTPGSNNTTTALSTNVSNVAASEKRPTKLSKSDQHQTQIADDGTGGSGGENLASAVGGAGHNCTTTTTSTTSTSSTSIASNNGIIAFTFTRTRGIKRPKREQRPPGSPAKKVAKEVKTATPEAKKRQWELWTVDEKSTFFQALNECGRDFDAIQNNFAQKYKKKGALAMMIKNKEQVRHFYYRTWNKISKYIEMKDGIKKHALEVYGLIHYGEMRKRLGGMRADKNLHKLNEFIQEGSTLIKIRRKSFRIRTPYCNALKKINNVEGITLKAIKLQGVCKESLNSFDESQKQLVLYPHRSSKCYPVSLQAIETAPKPDLKLSNYYTNIKAHKTRKMPIVSTNNENSCDAAFVQSPKLSSENAKDDGILSGSFIKESDGPVTVSGTTDFADVSSDNAMFPDTMMSHSSNVSENSSQPVLNSAENKTLEMSPQVSEKNDENKSAVTSCNTSHTTTVTSNSSSVAPNTTDIRTSEDLEKIKIKLLEQSKKGWTMKEAENLTVAQLFLIFGKDEPIRLEYDWSKTSPDSKDKLYESYTIINRLRRLVHLATMEFTDYVKVKAPKSNEKPKSGKANSAGCEVCEACGKLLNPSDAKTNSKFVNKNINRNTCLQNNTKNGAIYKESCGNSENAVKRSHDKKEQKTEEKNDDSERVDGVFRVPVIPGKGPLPQTFVTNEYINKYRPTRYRRKLLHSAQKPVFFQRTLLPKENPHMMTLTLLPSATPGTVDASFLPVNNRTSTVIPTRDVSSLSNTYTTQVLTQPIVSTLSVHNQNSPVIVQGTVQTSVGLAASNTSSASMSAATAVVTNSFNTAITTGLSNSSTLAVNTNSLSVKLPVGVPTSVEVPSQISTTPQEMISLMNTSSTTTDTSATTSSSGTKLGSSPPNISTLFDISLSDVSMSMLEGSEAKAPTTDSGLTTPPLSTEFRSQTSPYYSPFKFNSDNNWILGEMSDLSLGSLLNDSPIKRVSTSETLPNNTVSTTSNSNSNLTLNSLFNDWSRDSSTSRMDLDTTLQMIMNENSMDYVSKFAELAEKVAASDASAAGTTQAAAAMVSARNSSTEEENTGLQQIRTLPWKL